A single Brucella intermedia LMG 3301 DNA region contains:
- a CDS encoding propionyl-CoA synthetase, whose protein sequence is MTSKYAETYAAWLADPERFWAEAAQAIDWFKPWDQVFAGDEGVYGRWFKGAECNTCYNALDRHVANGRGQQVALIYESPVTGKVRKFTYRELLEEVEALSAVMLDNGVTKGDRVLIYMPMVPEAAVAMLAAARIGAVHSVVFGGFAANELATRIDDAKPVMIIAGSCGIEPTRVVPYQAMLDKAISLAHHKVDHCIILQREQHRHEPVAGRDIDYREAVDAARGRHVPCVAVEATDPLYVLYTSGTTGEPKGVVRDNGGHMVALAWSMKHVFGVEPGQVWWAASDVGWVVGHSYIVYGPLIHGATSILFEGKPIGTPDAGTYWRIIAEHGVEVMFTAPTALRAIKKDDADGNFVRRYDLSKFRALYLAGERADPDTIHWAENLLGCPVIDHWWQTESGWPMVANPLGLGLLETRYGSPAVCLPGYDIRVLDDEGHELERGQLGNILIKLPLPPGCLPTLWNADERFRKAYLNEFPGYYKTADAGYMDQDGYLYIMSRTDDIINVAGHRLSTGAMEEVLSSHPDVAECAVLGISDPLKGQVPCGFLVLKSNIERDPQEVEKECVSMVRDIIGPVAAFRLALTVKRLPKTRSGKILRSTIQKIADGEEWKMPATIDDPAILDEISTVLRERHTGLAFA, encoded by the coding sequence ATGACTTCGAAATATGCCGAAACCTATGCCGCATGGCTGGCCGATCCTGAACGCTTCTGGGCTGAAGCGGCGCAGGCAATCGACTGGTTCAAGCCATGGGATCAGGTTTTTGCGGGCGACGAAGGTGTCTATGGCCGCTGGTTCAAGGGTGCTGAGTGCAATACCTGTTATAATGCGCTCGACCGCCATGTCGCCAACGGGCGCGGCCAGCAGGTCGCGCTGATCTATGAAAGCCCTGTGACCGGCAAGGTCCGGAAATTCACCTATCGCGAACTGCTGGAGGAAGTGGAGGCGCTTTCCGCCGTCATGCTCGACAATGGTGTGACGAAAGGCGACCGCGTTCTCATCTATATGCCGATGGTTCCCGAAGCAGCCGTCGCCATGCTGGCTGCGGCCCGCATCGGCGCCGTCCATTCCGTGGTTTTCGGCGGATTTGCCGCCAATGAGCTTGCAACCCGCATCGACGACGCCAAACCGGTGATGATCATCGCCGGGTCCTGCGGCATCGAACCGACGCGCGTGGTGCCATATCAGGCCATGCTGGATAAAGCGATTTCACTCGCGCACCATAAAGTCGATCATTGCATCATCTTGCAGCGCGAACAGCACCGGCACGAGCCGGTCGCAGGCCGCGACATCGACTATCGCGAAGCCGTCGATGCCGCGCGTGGCCGCCATGTCCCCTGCGTAGCCGTCGAGGCAACCGATCCGCTTTATGTGCTCTACACCTCCGGTACGACCGGGGAGCCCAAAGGCGTCGTGCGCGACAATGGCGGGCATATGGTGGCGCTCGCCTGGTCCATGAAGCATGTTTTTGGCGTGGAGCCCGGTCAGGTATGGTGGGCGGCGTCCGATGTGGGCTGGGTCGTCGGCCATTCCTATATCGTCTATGGGCCGCTGATCCATGGCGCGACCAGCATCCTGTTCGAGGGCAAGCCGATCGGCACACCGGATGCGGGCACCTATTGGCGCATCATCGCGGAGCATGGCGTCGAGGTGATGTTCACCGCACCGACAGCACTGCGCGCCATCAAGAAGGACGACGCTGACGGCAATTTCGTGCGCCGCTACGACCTTTCGAAGTTCCGCGCCCTTTATCTTGCTGGTGAACGCGCCGATCCGGACACGATTCACTGGGCCGAAAACCTGCTGGGCTGTCCGGTGATCGACCATTGGTGGCAGACGGAAAGCGGCTGGCCCATGGTCGCCAATCCGCTTGGCCTCGGGCTTCTGGAAACGAGATATGGTTCACCGGCCGTCTGCCTGCCGGGATATGATATCCGCGTGCTGGACGATGAAGGCCATGAACTCGAACGCGGCCAGCTTGGCAATATCCTCATCAAGCTGCCGCTGCCGCCGGGCTGCCTGCCGACGCTCTGGAATGCTGACGAGCGCTTCCGCAAGGCCTATCTGAACGAATTTCCGGGCTACTATAAAACCGCCGATGCGGGTTACATGGACCAGGACGGCTATCTCTACATCATGAGCCGCACCGACGACATCATCAATGTCGCTGGCCATCGCCTGTCGACGGGCGCGATGGAAGAGGTGCTTTCAAGCCATCCCGACGTCGCCGAATGCGCAGTGCTCGGCATTTCCGATCCCCTCAAGGGGCAGGTTCCCTGCGGTTTCCTGGTGTTGAAATCCAACATCGAACGCGATCCCCAGGAGGTCGAAAAGGAATGCGTCAGCATGGTGCGGGACATCATCGGCCCTGTTGCCGCCTTCCGGCTGGCGCTGACCGTCAAACGCCTGCCGAAGACGCGCTCCGGCAAGATTTTGCGTTCCACGATCCAGAAGATCGCTGACGGCGAAGAATGGAAGATGCCAGCCACAATTGACGACCCGGCTATTCTGGACGAAATCAGCACCGTTCTGCGCGAGCGTCACACTGGCTTGGCCTTCGCCTGA
- a CDS encoding SDR family NAD(P)-dependent oxidoreductase — MQLEGKVAIVTGAARGIGYAIAKRFLLDGASVVLSDIDNAAAMRAARDLEQFGPVHPMAADVGDKLDIHNLLTFTITNLGEIDILVNNAGIVHQADFLDLKEEDFDRVMRVNLKGAFLCGQAVAKRMVERVESGGDPGTIINMSSINAIFGLPEQLAYSVSKGGLNQLTRSMAVALARWGIRVNAIGPGSIETDMLSAVNTDADARNAILSRTPLGRIGQASEIASIASFLASRDASYVTGQTIYADGGRLPLSYTAAPRYKA; from the coding sequence ATGCAATTAGAAGGCAAGGTGGCCATCGTCACCGGCGCTGCCCGCGGTATTGGCTATGCCATAGCAAAACGCTTCCTGTTGGACGGTGCAAGCGTTGTCCTGTCCGACATCGACAATGCCGCAGCCATGCGCGCAGCCAGGGATCTGGAGCAGTTCGGCCCTGTGCATCCCATGGCTGCCGACGTGGGCGACAAGCTCGACATTCACAATCTCCTGACCTTCACCATAACCAATCTCGGCGAGATCGATATTCTCGTCAACAATGCGGGTATCGTGCATCAGGCGGATTTCCTCGATCTCAAGGAAGAAGATTTCGACCGCGTGATGCGGGTCAATCTCAAGGGTGCGTTTCTGTGCGGACAGGCCGTGGCCAAACGCATGGTGGAGCGCGTCGAATCGGGCGGCGATCCGGGCACAATCATCAACATGTCGTCGATCAACGCCATCTTCGGCCTGCCCGAGCAACTCGCCTATTCCGTTTCCAAGGGCGGATTGAACCAACTGACACGCTCCATGGCAGTAGCGCTCGCTCGCTGGGGGATTCGCGTCAATGCGATCGGCCCGGGCTCCATAGAGACCGACATGCTTTCCGCCGTGAACACGGACGCCGATGCCCGCAACGCGATCCTGTCGCGAACGCCGCTCGGTCGTATCGGCCAAGCATCTGAAATTGCTTCGATAGCTTCATTTCTGGCATCGCGGGACGCGAGCTATGTGACAGGCCAGACCATCTATGCCGATGGCGGACGCCTCCCTCTCAGCTATACGGCAGCACCGCGCTACAAGGCGTGA
- a CDS encoding helix-turn-helix transcriptional regulator — MRRADRLFQIVQHLRGGRLVTARQLAERLEVSERTIYRDISDLQSTGVPIDGEAGVGYILRQGFELPPLMFTRDEIVALVAGARLIRAWGGVSMARGAEEALVKIEAVLPKEERARITSTQIHAPTARISMDERRIIDAVERAVDQGNVLNIRYRDLESRESERDIRPLGLWFWGKVWTVIGWCELRNAFRTFRTDRIVEASDAGRLFRAERGKTLADFYRLMELSEYNAFKD, encoded by the coding sequence ATGCGCCGTGCAGACCGCCTTTTCCAGATCGTTCAGCACCTGCGCGGTGGCAGGCTTGTCACCGCGCGCCAGCTGGCCGAACGGCTGGAAGTCTCCGAACGCACCATCTACCGCGACATCTCCGACCTGCAATCGACAGGCGTCCCCATCGATGGCGAAGCAGGCGTCGGCTACATTCTGCGGCAGGGTTTCGAGTTGCCGCCGCTGATGTTCACGCGCGACGAAATCGTGGCGCTTGTCGCGGGGGCGCGCCTCATCCGCGCCTGGGGCGGTGTCTCCATGGCGCGGGGCGCGGAAGAGGCTCTCGTCAAGATCGAAGCCGTGCTGCCCAAGGAAGAGCGCGCCCGCATCACCAGCACGCAGATTCACGCGCCAACGGCGCGCATCAGCATGGACGAGCGCCGCATCATTGACGCGGTGGAACGCGCCGTCGATCAGGGCAATGTCCTCAACATCCGCTATCGTGATCTGGAATCGCGCGAAAGCGAGCGTGATATTCGTCCGCTCGGCCTCTGGTTCTGGGGCAAGGTCTGGACGGTTATTGGCTGGTGCGAATTGCGCAATGCTTTCCGCACATTCCGCACCGACCGCATCGTGGAGGCGAGCGACGCAGGCCGCCTCTTCCGGGCCGAACGCGGCAAGACGCTGGCAGATTTCTACCGTCTCATGGAATTGAGCGAATATAACGCCTTCAAGGACTGA
- a CDS encoding LysR family transcriptional regulator produces MNLRSLDLNLLVVLDALLDEAHVSRAADRLNLTQPAVSNALQRCRALFNDQLLERTRGTMRRTPKAETLRAPLKTLLAGVIDLVDPPEVQLVSLQQTIRVCMADYPAIFVIGPLLKTLAHTAPGINIIVQPWHGAEAARVALVTGESDLALSVFPDADKELQRRLLLEENYIIAMRRDHAAANAFSLESWLEYPHILVSGRGDDSSPVDRTLAERGLSRRVGVVVPNFDMVPELLANTDMIAMLPSRCMPEDTSSLAAFPPPIPVAGFPLHIAWHKRRQEDRGVQYVIEQLVRIMMEKRTGSTGLL; encoded by the coding sequence ATGAATTTACGTTCGCTCGATCTCAATCTTCTCGTCGTACTGGATGCCCTTCTCGATGAAGCGCATGTGAGCCGGGCCGCCGACCGGCTTAACCTGACTCAGCCTGCTGTATCGAATGCTTTGCAGCGCTGCCGCGCCTTGTTCAACGACCAGCTTTTGGAAAGGACGCGCGGCACGATGCGGCGCACTCCGAAAGCGGAAACATTGCGTGCTCCTCTGAAAACTTTGCTGGCAGGGGTGATCGATCTGGTTGATCCGCCCGAAGTGCAGCTTGTGTCGCTGCAGCAGACGATACGGGTCTGCATGGCGGACTATCCCGCCATCTTCGTCATAGGGCCTCTATTGAAGACGCTTGCGCACACTGCACCGGGGATCAATATCATTGTCCAACCGTGGCATGGTGCCGAGGCGGCGCGGGTGGCGCTCGTGACAGGAGAAAGCGATCTAGCCCTCTCCGTCTTTCCTGATGCTGATAAGGAGCTTCAGCGCCGCCTGCTGCTGGAGGAGAACTACATTATTGCAATGCGCCGGGATCATGCGGCAGCAAACGCCTTCTCGCTGGAGAGCTGGCTTGAATATCCGCATATCCTCGTCTCCGGGCGCGGAGACGACAGCAGTCCGGTCGACCGCACGCTCGCGGAGCGGGGATTAAGCCGCCGGGTGGGTGTGGTTGTACCGAATTTCGACATGGTGCCGGAATTGCTGGCCAATACCGATATGATCGCCATGCTGCCATCGCGCTGTATGCCCGAGGACACGTCTTCCCTCGCGGCTTTCCCGCCGCCGATTCCCGTTGCAGGTTTTCCGTTGCATATCGCCTGGCACAAGCGCCGTCAGGAAGATCGCGGGGTACAATATGTCATCGAGCAGTTGGTCAGGATCATGATGGAAAAGAGAACCGGTTCGACAGGTCTGTTGTGA
- a CDS encoding NAD(P)H-dependent oxidoreductase has protein sequence MSKTLILLFHPDLARSRANATLAAAAAKLPGVKIVDMQAAYPQGIDFLKDSEREASRLLSADRIVLQFPVQWYSTPPLLKAWQDAVLTRMFYVAYEQEGRKLEGTPLLIAATAGNVPEAYREGGRNMFPMIELFAPLRATANRCGLGWAAPFVLYAADKISTEALEDAANRYVDALKVWIAATSTPNSEAAA, from the coding sequence ATGTCCAAGACGCTGATCTTACTTTTTCATCCCGATCTGGCACGATCCCGCGCCAACGCAACGCTTGCCGCCGCAGCTGCAAAATTGCCCGGCGTGAAGATCGTCGACATGCAGGCCGCTTATCCGCAGGGGATCGATTTCTTGAAGGATAGCGAGCGTGAAGCATCGCGACTTCTGTCGGCTGATCGCATTGTCTTGCAATTTCCGGTCCAATGGTATTCCACACCGCCGCTTCTCAAGGCGTGGCAAGATGCCGTCCTGACTCGCATGTTCTACGTTGCCTATGAGCAGGAGGGCCGCAAGCTCGAAGGGACGCCGCTCCTGATCGCCGCGACAGCAGGAAATGTCCCTGAAGCCTATCGCGAAGGCGGGCGCAACATGTTCCCCATGATTGAGCTCTTCGCCCCATTGCGGGCAACAGCGAACCGTTGCGGGCTCGGCTGGGCAGCGCCGTTTGTGCTGTATGCCGCCGACAAGATATCAACCGAAGCGCTGGAGGATGCGGCAAACCGCTATGTGGACGCCCTCAAAGTCTGGATCGCCGCCACGTCCACTCCCAACAGCGAGGCAGCAGCTTGA
- a CDS encoding DUF1013 domain-containing protein, whose product MATQLLMPKATAVWLVDNTALSFDQIAAFCKLHPLEVKAIADGEASQGIKGLDPVITGQISREEIAKGEKDPYYRLKLAEPKVRVPEAKRKGPRYTPLSKRQDRPNAILWLVRNHPELKDAQISRLIGTTKSTIEQIRNRTHWNSANLTAMDPVTLGLCSQIDLDIEVERASRNRPAAPEADSTLLPASATENFDYRDEQPAEDELDADKVFAKLSSLKGANTDDEDEEE is encoded by the coding sequence ATGGCCACCCAGCTTCTTATGCCGAAGGCAACGGCCGTTTGGCTTGTCGATAATACGGCCCTGTCGTTTGACCAGATTGCCGCTTTCTGCAAGCTGCACCCGCTGGAAGTGAAGGCTATTGCCGACGGTGAAGCTTCGCAGGGTATCAAGGGTCTCGACCCGGTCATTACCGGCCAGATTTCGCGTGAAGAAATCGCGAAGGGCGAAAAGGACCCTTATTATCGCCTGAAGCTTGCCGAACCGAAGGTTCGTGTTCCCGAAGCCAAGCGCAAGGGTCCGCGTTATACGCCGCTTTCCAAGCGTCAGGACCGCCCGAATGCGATTCTCTGGCTGGTACGCAATCATCCTGAACTGAAGGATGCGCAGATTTCCCGCCTGATCGGCACGACCAAGTCGACCATCGAGCAGATTCGCAACCGCACGCACTGGAACTCGGCAAATCTGACGGCGATGGACCCGGTTACCCTCGGCCTCTGCTCGCAGATCGATCTCGACATCGAAGTCGAACGTGCGTCGCGCAATCGTCCGGCCGCGCCCGAGGCGGACAGCACCTTGCTGCCAGCTTCTGCGACCGAGAATTTCGATTATCGTGACGAGCAGCCCGCGGAAGACGAGCTCGATGCCGACAAGGTTTTCGCCAAGCTCTCTTCGCTGAAGGGCGCGAATACAGACGACGAAGACGAGGAAGAATAG
- a CDS encoding NAD(P)H-quinone oxidoreductase: MMTDLPSQMTAIEISEPGRPHMLRPVQRSVPEPKESEILVRVRAAGVNRPDVLQRLGQYAPPPGASDIPGLEIAGDIVAVGSGVKRFKLGDQVVALLAGGGYAEYAVVHESNALPLPSGYGYIEAAAIPETFFTVWHNVIERGGLKKGETLLVHGGSSGIGTTAIQLAKAFGATVIATAGSKEKCDACLKLGADRAVNYRDEDFVEVVKDVTKGRGADVILDMVGGDYVDRNYKAAAEDGRIVQIAFLNGAKATANFALLMTKRLTHTGSTLRPRPVEFKAGIARELEAKVWPLLAQRRVAPVMDMIFSLKDAWRAHERMEEGRHIGKIVLDIA, translated from the coding sequence ATGATGACCGACCTTCCTTCACAGATGACCGCTATCGAAATTTCCGAACCGGGCAGACCCCATATGCTTCGCCCTGTTCAGCGCTCGGTGCCGGAGCCGAAGGAAAGTGAAATTCTGGTGCGGGTGCGTGCTGCCGGGGTCAACCGTCCCGATGTCTTGCAGCGGCTGGGACAATATGCGCCGCCGCCCGGCGCGTCCGATATTCCGGGCCTGGAAATTGCCGGTGACATTGTAGCCGTCGGCAGCGGCGTCAAGCGTTTCAAGCTCGGCGATCAGGTCGTCGCATTACTGGCTGGCGGTGGCTATGCCGAGTATGCCGTCGTGCATGAAAGCAATGCTCTGCCCCTGCCTTCCGGCTATGGCTATATCGAAGCGGCTGCGATCCCGGAGACTTTCTTCACCGTCTGGCACAATGTTATCGAGCGCGGAGGATTGAAGAAAGGCGAGACGCTTCTGGTTCATGGCGGCTCGTCGGGGATCGGCACGACGGCTATCCAGCTAGCCAAGGCATTCGGCGCGACCGTCATTGCGACTGCCGGCTCCAAGGAAAAGTGCGACGCCTGTCTGAAGCTGGGGGCTGATCGCGCCGTCAATTATAGGGACGAGGATTTTGTCGAGGTCGTCAAGGACGTGACCAAAGGCAGAGGTGCCGATGTGATTCTCGATATGGTCGGCGGTGACTACGTTGATCGCAATTACAAGGCTGCGGCCGAAGATGGCCGCATCGTGCAGATCGCCTTTCTCAATGGGGCGAAAGCCACGGCCAATTTCGCGCTGTTGATGACCAAGCGCCTGACCCATACGGGCTCCACGCTTCGTCCGCGGCCGGTCGAGTTCAAGGCTGGCATTGCGCGGGAACTGGAGGCAAAGGTCTGGCCGCTTCTGGCGCAGCGCCGCGTCGCGCCAGTGATGGATATGATCTTTTCGCTGAAAGATGCCTGGCGCGCGCATGAACGGATGGAGGAGGGGAGGCATATCGGCAAGATCGTACTCGATATTGCCTAG
- a CDS encoding DUF1192 family protein yields the protein MSGFDEDVAKPRSSVALSEEELSLLSVTEIDQRIALLQSEIERLKAERLKKGDSRAAAEALFR from the coding sequence ATGAGCGGTTTCGATGAGGATGTGGCGAAGCCCCGCAGCAGCGTGGCGCTGAGCGAGGAGGAACTGTCGCTGCTTTCGGTCACCGAGATCGACCAGCGCATTGCCCTGCTGCAATCCGAAATAGAGCGATTGAAGGCAGAACGCCTCAAGAAGGGCGACAGCCGCGCGGCGGCGGAAGCATTGTTTCGATAA
- a CDS encoding MFS transporter — MRIYIQVLALLCGTAFLLIASGLHGLLLPLRGGAEGFSVTSLGMLGTTWAGGFVAGCLFAPRLVRRVGHVRAFGCFAASAAIIALLSGVFVDATIWVILRAFTGFSMAGAFMVIESWLNERATNESRGKIFGMYMMVNYGATMSGQMLVAAGDVRSDHLFMISGVFFCLALIPTAISTAVSPKPLTEVQLDLKALYNNSPAAFVGCILIGIANGAWGTLGAVFGAKSGISTTEIALMVSVTIAAGALMQIPIGRISDLVDRRFVLASVAALAALVGLIAFLVAPTSGSVIIAMTGCYGALAYALYPVAVAHANDHATSESFVKVSSGLLLLYGFGTMLGPLLAAAAMDIFWPSGLFAITMLAHISITGYALFRSRRRASVPKENKDQFMSMPSERGATPEALNLDPRAETEG, encoded by the coding sequence TTGCGCATTTACATTCAGGTTCTGGCCCTCCTTTGCGGCACAGCCTTTCTCCTCATCGCCTCAGGTCTTCATGGTCTCCTGCTGCCTCTGCGCGGTGGCGCGGAAGGATTTTCGGTCACATCGCTGGGCATGCTCGGCACCACCTGGGCAGGTGGTTTCGTTGCGGGCTGTCTGTTCGCGCCGCGCCTGGTGCGCCGCGTCGGCCATGTACGGGCATTCGGATGTTTTGCAGCATCGGCTGCGATCATCGCCCTGCTTTCCGGCGTTTTCGTGGATGCAACCATCTGGGTCATCCTGCGCGCTTTCACCGGCTTTTCCATGGCCGGTGCCTTCATGGTCATCGAAAGCTGGCTGAATGAGCGGGCGACCAACGAATCGCGCGGCAAGATTTTCGGCATGTACATGATGGTCAACTATGGGGCCACCATGTCCGGGCAAATGCTGGTGGCTGCGGGCGATGTGCGCTCCGATCACCTGTTCATGATAAGCGGCGTCTTCTTCTGCCTGGCCCTTATCCCGACCGCGATTTCCACGGCTGTAAGCCCCAAGCCGCTGACAGAAGTGCAGCTCGATCTCAAGGCGCTCTATAACAACTCCCCCGCAGCCTTTGTCGGTTGCATCCTGATCGGCATCGCCAATGGCGCCTGGGGTACGCTTGGAGCGGTCTTTGGCGCGAAATCCGGGATCTCGACCACCGAGATCGCCTTGATGGTCAGCGTCACCATCGCAGCCGGTGCCCTGATGCAGATTCCGATCGGTCGCATTTCCGATCTGGTGGACCGGCGTTTCGTACTGGCCAGCGTTGCGGCTCTGGCGGCACTGGTTGGGCTGATCGCCTTTCTCGTCGCGCCTACCAGCGGCTCCGTCATTATCGCGATGACCGGCTGCTACGGCGCGCTCGCCTATGCGCTCTATCCCGTTGCGGTCGCCCACGCGAACGACCATGCAACATCGGAAAGCTTCGTGAAAGTGTCGAGCGGACTTCTGCTGCTTTACGGGTTCGGCACGATGCTTGGGCCGCTTCTGGCGGCCGCGGCGATGGATATTTTCTGGCCTTCAGGCCTCTTTGCCATCACCATGCTCGCGCATATTTCCATCACCGGTTATGCGCTGTTCCGCTCCCGCAGGCGCGCTTCGGTTCCCAAAGAGAACAAGGACCAGTTCATGAGCATGCCATCGGAACGCGGTGCTACGCCGGAAGCGCTGAACCTTGATCCGAGAGCGGAGACGGAAGGTTGA
- a CDS encoding YdcH family protein has protein sequence MMAIESHLATLEKKHGALEQEISEALASPAMDDLHVASLKRKKLMLKDQIEKLRSQVTRH, from the coding sequence ATGATGGCTATCGAGTCCCATCTTGCCACGCTCGAAAAGAAGCACGGCGCTCTGGAGCAGGAAATTTCCGAAGCCCTGGCGTCACCGGCAATGGATGACCTGCACGTTGCATCTCTCAAGCGCAAGAAGCTTATGCTCAAGGACCAGATCGAAAAACTGAGATCCCAGGTAACGCGTCACTGA
- a CDS encoding YdcH family protein, producing the protein MSDQEQAEIRLAVARLKQEHADFDAAINAMIAVGCDQLRVQRMKKKKLAIKDKLQEMEDRVIPDIIA; encoded by the coding sequence ATGTCCGATCAGGAACAGGCCGAAATCAGATTGGCCGTCGCACGTCTGAAACAGGAACACGCGGACTTCGATGCTGCCATAAACGCCATGATAGCGGTTGGCTGCGACCAATTGCGCGTGCAGCGCATGAAAAAGAAAAAGCTCGCAATCAAGGACAAGCTGCAGGAAATGGAAGATCGGGTGATCCCCGACATCATCGCCTGA
- the purE gene encoding 5-(carboxyamino)imidazole ribonucleotide mutase, translating into MSVTADVAIIMGSQSDWETMRHAADTLEALGISFDARIVSAHRTPDRLVAFAKGAKAEGFKVVIAGAGGAAHLPGMAAAMTPLPVFGVPVQSKALSGQDSLLSIVQMPAGIPVGTLAIGRAGAVNAALLAAAVLALYDEALAARLDEWRAAQTESVAERPSNEA; encoded by the coding sequence ATGAGCGTTACTGCCGATGTCGCCATCATCATGGGAAGCCAGTCCGACTGGGAAACCATGCGCCATGCAGCGGACACACTCGAAGCACTCGGCATTTCCTTCGATGCCCGGATCGTTTCCGCGCATCGCACCCCTGATCGTCTCGTTGCCTTTGCCAAAGGCGCCAAGGCAGAAGGTTTCAAGGTCGTCATCGCGGGCGCAGGCGGCGCAGCCCATCTGCCGGGCATGGCGGCAGCCATGACGCCGCTTCCCGTCTTCGGCGTTCCGGTCCAGTCCAAGGCGCTTTCAGGCCAGGACTCGCTTCTCTCCATCGTCCAGATGCCGGCCGGCATCCCTGTCGGTACGCTGGCGATCGGCCGCGCCGGTGCGGTCAATGCCGCACTGCTCGCAGCAGCCGTCCTGGCGCTTTACGATGAGGCGCTCGCAGCCCGTCTTGACGAGTGGCGCGCGGCGCAGACGGAAAGCGTGGCGGAACGTCCTTCAAACGAGGCCTGA
- a CDS encoding 5-(carboxyamino)imidazole ribonucleotide synthase: MNTSVLKPGATIGIIGGGQLGRMLAMAAARLGFQTVILEPQADCPAAQVANRQIVAAYDDPKALAELAAASDVITYEFENVPVSAADRLAETALVLPPPAALEVSQDRFAEKQFLNESDIETAPWRLVDDEESLIAALGALGERGILKTRRLGYDGKGQVRLTSLDESEAHKAILAINRAPAILEGFVDFEREVSVIAARDRSGNVAIFDIADNVHKDGILATSTVPAAISENTAEAARKAATKLLNALDYIGVLGLEFFVLKDGTLLANEFAPRVHNSGHWTEAACAISQFEQHIRAVAGLPLGSTERHSDCVMENLIGDDVDKVPAILSENDAVLHLYGKKEARPGRKMGHVTRIQPRRK, from the coding sequence ATGAACACTTCTGTACTGAAGCCCGGTGCAACCATCGGCATCATCGGCGGCGGGCAGCTCGGCAGGATGCTTGCCATGGCCGCAGCGCGGCTCGGCTTCCAAACCGTGATACTGGAGCCGCAGGCCGATTGCCCGGCAGCACAGGTCGCCAATCGCCAGATCGTCGCGGCCTATGACGATCCGAAGGCGCTTGCGGAACTTGCCGCAGCTTCCGATGTCATTACCTACGAATTCGAGAACGTGCCGGTGAGCGCCGCCGACCGGCTGGCAGAAACCGCTCTGGTCCTGCCGCCGCCCGCAGCGCTTGAAGTCTCGCAGGATCGCTTTGCCGAAAAGCAGTTCCTCAATGAAAGCGATATCGAGACGGCTCCCTGGCGCCTCGTGGACGATGAAGAATCCCTGATCGCGGCCCTGGGAGCGCTTGGCGAGCGCGGCATCCTCAAGACGCGACGTCTGGGCTATGACGGCAAGGGACAGGTCCGCCTGACCTCGCTCGACGAGAGCGAAGCCCACAAGGCGATTCTTGCCATCAATCGCGCCCCGGCGATCCTCGAAGGCTTCGTCGATTTCGAACGCGAAGTCTCGGTGATTGCAGCGCGCGACCGGTCTGGAAACGTCGCAATCTTCGATATTGCCGACAACGTGCACAAGGACGGCATCCTTGCCACCTCGACCGTTCCGGCTGCGATTTCCGAGAACACAGCGGAAGCTGCCCGCAAAGCCGCTACAAAGCTTTTGAATGCGCTTGATTACATCGGCGTGCTGGGGCTCGAATTCTTCGTCCTGAAGGACGGAACGCTGCTGGCAAACGAGTTTGCCCCGCGTGTCCATAATTCCGGCCACTGGACGGAAGCAGCCTGTGCCATTTCGCAGTTCGAACAGCATATCCGCGCCGTTGCCGGATTGCCTCTCGGCAGCACCGAACGCCATTCCGATTGCGTAATGGAAAACCTGATCGGCGACGACGTCGACAAGGTTCCAGCGATTCTCTCCGAAAACGATGCCGTGCTGCACCTTTACGGTAAAAAGGAAGCACGTCCGGGCCGCAAAATGGGCCATGTGACGCGCATCCAGCCTCGCAGGAAATGA
- the ykgO gene encoding type B 50S ribosomal protein L36, whose translation MKIKNSLKALKARHRDCQLVRRKGRVYIINKTAPRYKARQG comes from the coding sequence ATGAAGATCAAGAACTCGCTTAAAGCGCTTAAGGCCCGTCATCGGGACTGCCAGCTGGTCCGCCGCAAGGGCCGCGTATACATCATCAATAAGACCGCCCCGCGCTACAAGGCTCGCCAGGGCTAA